A genomic segment from Bacillus cereus G9842 encodes:
- a CDS encoding YheC/YheD family endospore coat-associated protein, with amino-acid sequence MVLGLLASKLHYEQTYYTEIAKRARLYHNVVAQFTPFCIDPKTDLVSGLIYDTDTGKWKEQTFPIPSYIYDRYSFHEETDFEKAKSIIHSLHNRPSTTFLNNTLINLSELHDLFLTNKKLSPYIPKFEIATIQNIFKLLLKTKDIIIRPTNIHSKDNLYRIAYKNKTFHIDTVNEKYHTSITIKRTDEFISWCKSNIRSSRYIAHTMLQPPNQLTYPLHIRTILQKNKEQTWNVIGQFIQKSSFPNQLLPSTTDDDSLHSFSKIKYVLSSTGVQLLQDALHDILNEVFQTLDQSYSSLFELELSTIMDQKGAIWLMYVNTIPPYEQYIRHSDSLAEKIFHGPLKFSRFTP; translated from the coding sequence TTGGTTCTCGGTCTTTTAGCTTCTAAACTTCATTATGAGCAAACATATTACACCGAAATCGCTAAACGCGCTCGGCTTTATCATAATGTCGTTGCCCAGTTTACGCCATTTTGTATTGATCCTAAAACAGACCTTGTTTCTGGTCTTATTTACGATACAGATACAGGAAAATGGAAAGAGCAAACATTCCCTATTCCTTCTTATATATATGATCGTTATTCTTTTCACGAGGAAACAGACTTTGAAAAAGCAAAATCAATTATTCACTCTTTGCACAATCGTCCTTCCACTACCTTTTTAAATAACACACTTATTAATTTAAGTGAACTACATGATTTATTTCTCACTAATAAGAAACTGTCTCCTTATATACCAAAATTTGAAATAGCAACGATACAAAACATTTTCAAACTGTTGTTAAAAACTAAAGATATTATTATACGCCCCACTAATATACATTCTAAGGATAACTTATATCGAATTGCTTACAAAAATAAAACGTTTCATATCGATACAGTAAATGAAAAATACCATACTTCTATTACAATCAAACGGACAGACGAATTTATATCTTGGTGTAAATCTAACATACGTTCATCCCGTTACATAGCGCACACTATGCTACAACCACCAAATCAATTAACATATCCACTCCACATTCGAACCATTTTGCAAAAAAACAAAGAACAAACTTGGAATGTTATCGGTCAATTTATACAAAAAAGCTCATTTCCTAATCAGCTTTTACCCTCAACAACGGACGATGATTCATTACATTCATTTTCAAAAATTAAATACGTACTATCTAGTACGGGTGTGCAACTATTGCAAGATGCTTTACACGACATTTTAAATGAAGTATTCCAAACACTAGATCAGTCTTATTCTTCGTTATTTGAACTAGAACTTTCCACCATTATGGATCAAAAAGGCGCAATTTGGCTTATGTATGT